Below is a window of Deltaproteobacteria bacterium DNA.
GATGAAAAAATACTTATTAGGAATTTTTTTGGTCTGTCTCTTTCCCCTCTCCCTATGGGGGCAACCTCCGACTCCCAGCCCGGACCGGATCATCACCATAATTTTTTCCTCCAACGTTTACGGTGAAGTAGAACCCTGTGGCTGACGGGATAATCTGCTTGGCGGTCTGGCCAGGCGGGCGACCTGCATCGAACAGTTACGGCGGGAGAAGCCAAATGTAATCCTGGTGGATACAGGCGACCTTCTTTATTATCGCCCCCCCACGGGTAATCCCAACGAGAAAAAAATAGGAGACCTCAAAGCTGAACTTTACATGAAAACTTATAACCTAATGGGCTACGATGCTTTTACTCCCGGAGAACTCGACTTTTCCTTCGGAGTGGGCGAAATCATCCGGATGAGTAAACGGGCCCATTTCCCTTTTTTGGCCGCCAATCTCATGGTCGCCCAAACCCATAAACCTGTTTTCAAACCTTACCTAATAAAAGAATTCGCGGGAGTCAAAATCGGTCTTTTAGGCTTAGTTTCCAAGGAGATTTCCTTAGGAGGTCCCCCCGAAGAAAGCAAAAAGTACTACCTTGCCGATCCAATCGAAGTTGCCAAAAAATTCGTCGCCGAGTTAAAGAAGGAAAAATGTCAGGTCATAGCTGTCCTGGGCCATATGGAATTGCCTGAGCAGGAAATGCTCGCCAAGAATGTCCCGGGTATCCAATTTATTCTAAGCGGTCACGTCCCGCATCATCAGTTGAATCCCATTGAAGCCAACCGTTCAGAAATCATCATTGCCGGATCTCGAGGGGAGCACCTGGGTCAAGTGGATTTTTTCGTCGAGCAAAAGACTCTTTATTCTCACTACCAACTCGTTTCCCTCACTACGAAATTTACCGATCATCCTCAGGTACAAGAATGGCTCAACCAGTATAAGATTGACCTGCAAAAGCTCCTGCAAACATTACCGCCGATAAGTCCCAGGAAAAGTCCCGCCCCCACCCGCCGCCAGGTGGCCATTCCTGCGACTCCTTTATTCATGGGAGAAAATTACTGCCTTCCCTGTCATCCGCAGCAACATCCAAGCTGGATGAATA
It encodes the following:
- a CDS encoding multiheme c-type cytochrome yields the protein MLVDTGDLLYYRPPTGNPNEKKIGDLKAELYMKTYNLMGYDAFTPGELDFSFGVGEIIRMSKRAHFPFLAANLMVAQTHKPVFKPYLIKEFAGVKIGLLGLVSKEISLGGPPEESKKYYLADPIEVAKKFVAELKKEKCQVIAVLGHMELPEQEMLAKNVPGIQFILSGHVPHHQLNPIEANRSEIIIAGSRGEHLGQVDFFVEQKTLYSHYQLVSLTTKFTDHPQVQEWLNQYKIDLQKLLQTLPPISPRKSPAPTRRQVAIPATPLFMGENYCLPCHPQQHPSWMNTSHARAYQTLSRNNKSSDPTCLACHTTGLGIVRNPNAFFENVQCEACHGPTEGHPDLRKRLSPIGEDQCRKCHNTGNSPNFHYPTYLQKNPPSA